The proteins below come from a single Serratia fonticola genomic window:
- the yciH gene encoding stress response translation initiation inhibitor YciH, which yields MNDDNSRLVYSTDSGRIKQEEAKPERAKGDGIVRIQRQTSGRKGKGVCLITGVDLDDAALDKLAAELKKKCGCGGSVKDGVIEIQGDKRDLLKQLLEAKGMKVKLAGG from the coding sequence ATGAATGATGATAATAGCCGCCTGGTGTACTCCACCGACAGCGGGCGTATCAAGCAGGAAGAAGCCAAGCCAGAGCGCGCCAAAGGCGATGGCATCGTACGTATTCAACGCCAGACCAGCGGCAGAAAAGGCAAGGGGGTTTGCCTGATCACCGGTGTCGATCTGGATGATGCGGCACTGGATAAACTGGCTGCCGAACTGAAAAAGAAATGCGGCTGTGGTGGCTCGGTGAAGGATGGCGTGATCGAGATCCAGGGCGACAAACGCGACCTGCTTAAGCAATTGCTGGAAGCCAAGGGCATGAAGGTTAAGCTGGCAGGCGGTTGA
- the pyrF gene encoding orotidine-5'-phosphate decarboxylase: MKSENNSNNNDLKSSPIIVALDYADRSAALAFADRIDPQDCRLKVGKEMFTLFGPEIVRDLHQRGFEVFLDLKFHDIPNTTAHAVAAAAELGVWMVNVHASGGARMMNAAKEALLPYGADAPLLIAVTVLTSMEAEDLRAIGIELSPAEQAERLARLTRDCGLDGVVCSAQEASRLKAACGNQFQLVTPGIRPEGSAAGDQRRVMTPVQALAAGVDYMVIGRPITQSADPAAALSAIRASLA; this comes from the coding sequence ATGAAGTCTGAAAATAACTCAAATAACAATGACTTAAAATCATCGCCCATCATCGTGGCATTGGATTACGCCGACCGTTCCGCCGCATTGGCCTTTGCTGACCGCATCGATCCGCAAGATTGCCGGCTAAAAGTGGGTAAAGAGATGTTCACCCTGTTCGGGCCTGAGATTGTGCGCGATCTGCATCAGCGTGGATTTGAGGTGTTCCTTGATTTGAAATTCCACGATATTCCTAACACCACGGCGCATGCCGTAGCCGCTGCGGCGGAGTTGGGCGTATGGATGGTGAACGTACATGCCAGCGGTGGTGCTCGCATGATGAACGCTGCCAAAGAGGCGCTGCTGCCTTATGGCGCGGATGCACCGCTATTGATTGCCGTCACCGTTCTCACCAGCATGGAGGCGGAAGATCTGCGCGCCATTGGTATCGAACTCAGCCCGGCAGAGCAGGCGGAAAGATTGGCTCGCCTGACGCGCGACTGTGGCCTGGACGGCGTGGTCTGTTCTGCACAGGAAGCTTCACGCCTGAAAGCTGCCTGTGGCAACCAATTCCAACTGGTTACCCCAGGTATTCGCCCGGAAGGCAGTGCCGCAGGCGATCAGCGCCGTGTGATGACGCCGGTGCAGGCTTTGGCCGCCGGAGTTGATTATATGGTGATCGGCCGCCCAATTACGCAATCCGCCGATCCAGCGGCAGCGCTCAGCGCTATTCGAGCCTCACTGGCTTAA
- the bhsA gene encoding multiple stress resistance protein BhsA → MKGIKYFAAATVLALTSFASVAAEPVSQQQAQSLTEVGVVSAGGVTTLSSLEAKLAAKAEAQGASSYRIVAAGGNNMLHGNAVIYK, encoded by the coding sequence ATGAAAGGCATCAAATATTTTGCAGCAGCTACCGTTCTGGCCCTAACCTCATTTGCCAGCGTTGCCGCTGAGCCGGTCAGCCAGCAACAGGCACAGAGCCTGACCGAAGTTGGCGTAGTTTCTGCCGGTGGCGTTACCACCCTGAGCAGCCTGGAAGCCAAGCTGGCGGCCAAAGCCGAAGCCCAAGGCGCTAGCAGCTACCGCATTGTCGCCGCCGGTGGCAACAACATGCTGCACGGCAACGCGGTCATCTATAAATAA
- a CDS encoding LysR family transcriptional regulator — protein MTEPDLNLLIALDALLAEVSVAGAARRLGLSASAMSRTLTRLRTVTEDPLLVRAGRHMVLTPYAEELRERTQNAVFAARSVLRPSATELNLATLERTFIIRANEGFVEAFGASLIAAAAKAAPLVRLRFSTKPEKTSKHLREGLVDLEIGVLGIMGPEIRLQALFRDRFVGVVRAGHPLTQEPEVTASQYAALGHVVASRRERTDGPVDEALAELGLRRNIAAVVPSFPAALAVTQESDLVALVPASFLINQPVANIDGGVGTLWAFELPVTTRAITISQLWHPRSEADPAHRWLRQLVLNVCRKLVPE, from the coding sequence ATGACTGAACCCGATCTTAATTTACTTATCGCCCTTGATGCGCTGCTTGCTGAAGTTAGCGTGGCTGGTGCTGCGCGTCGTCTTGGCCTCAGCGCTTCGGCCATGAGCCGCACGCTCACCCGGTTACGCACCGTTACCGAAGATCCCTTGTTGGTGCGCGCTGGCCGCCACATGGTGCTGACGCCTTATGCCGAAGAGCTTCGGGAACGTACGCAAAATGCCGTATTTGCGGCGCGTTCGGTGCTGCGCCCTTCGGCCACAGAATTGAACCTCGCCACGCTGGAACGAACCTTTATCATTCGTGCCAATGAGGGGTTTGTGGAGGCATTTGGAGCTTCACTGATTGCGGCAGCGGCGAAGGCAGCGCCTTTGGTGCGCCTGCGCTTTTCGACCAAACCAGAGAAAACCTCAAAGCATCTGCGTGAAGGTCTGGTCGATCTTGAGATTGGCGTCTTGGGGATCATGGGGCCGGAAATACGATTGCAGGCGTTGTTCAGGGATCGCTTCGTGGGTGTGGTAAGAGCGGGGCATCCGCTGACGCAGGAACCAGAGGTGACGGCCAGCCAGTATGCCGCGTTGGGCCATGTTGTCGCTTCCCGGCGGGAGCGCACCGACGGGCCGGTAGACGAAGCATTGGCTGAACTAGGTTTGCGGCGCAACATTGCCGCCGTGGTGCCGAGTTTCCCGGCAGCCTTGGCCGTAACTCAGGAGTCCGATTTGGTGGCGTTGGTGCCTGCCTCATTCTTGATCAATCAACCGGTGGCCAATATTGATGGGGGCGTAGGGACACTCTGGGCTTTTGAACTGCCGGTAACCACCAGGGCGATTACGATATCGCAGCTGTGGCACCCCCGCTCAGAGGCGGATCCGGCTCATCGCTGGTTGCGGCAATTGGTACTGAATGTCTGCCGCAAGTTGGTACCAGAATAA
- a CDS encoding Arc family DNA-binding protein: MSEISTLTIKIPLALKEQIKAMALENQLSLSAEVCQRLEHSFEVPAKASKKAAPLHHDDIDNQGTEEEVEQPLSQKELKKLRQLLKGGAKSGKKK, encoded by the coding sequence ATGAGCGAGATATCGACACTTACCATTAAGATCCCTCTGGCACTGAAAGAGCAAATCAAGGCAATGGCCTTGGAGAACCAGCTTTCATTGAGTGCAGAGGTGTGCCAACGGCTGGAGCATAGCTTCGAAGTCCCGGCCAAAGCCAGCAAGAAAGCGGCTCCGCTGCATCATGACGATATCGATAATCAGGGTACCGAAGAGGAGGTTGAACAACCTCTTAGCCAGAAAGAGCTGAAGAAGCTGCGCCAACTGCTGAAAGGCGGCGCGAAAAGCGGCAAGAAGAAATAA
- the lapB gene encoding lipopolysaccharide assembly protein LapB, with amino-acid sequence MLELLFLLLPVAAAYGWYMGRRSAQQDKQQEANRLSREYVAGVNFLLSNQQDKAVDLFLDMLKEDSNTVEAHLTLGNLFRSRGEVDRAIRIHQALMESASLTFEQRLLAIQQLGRDYMAAGLYDRAEDMFSQLINEEDFRISALQQLLVIHQATSDWQKAIEVAEKLVKLGKEKQRVEIAHFYCELALQAMGSDDLDKAMGLLKRAASADKQCARVSIMVGRIFMAQEEYAKAVETLTRVLDQDKELVSEALPMLQECYQHLPQQQQDWADFLKRCVAENTGATAELMLAEVIEQREGSDVVQVYINRQLQRHPTMRVFYRLMDYHLADAEDGRAKESLLLLRDMVGEQIRTKPRYRCHKCGFTAHSLYWHCPSCRAWSSVKPIRGLDGQ; translated from the coding sequence ATGTTAGAGCTGCTGTTTCTGTTGCTGCCTGTAGCTGCCGCGTACGGTTGGTACATGGGGCGCAGAAGTGCTCAGCAGGATAAACAACAGGAAGCCAACCGCCTGTCGCGTGAATACGTGGCTGGGGTTAACTTCCTGCTTTCCAACCAACAGGATAAAGCGGTCGATCTGTTTCTCGACATGTTGAAAGAGGACAGCAATACCGTTGAAGCCCATCTGACGTTGGGCAATCTGTTCCGTTCTCGTGGTGAGGTCGATCGCGCCATCCGCATCCATCAGGCCTTGATGGAAAGCGCTTCTCTAACCTTCGAACAGCGCCTGCTGGCGATACAGCAACTGGGGCGTGACTATATGGCCGCCGGGTTGTATGACCGCGCCGAGGACATGTTCAGCCAGTTAATCAATGAAGAAGACTTCCGTATTTCCGCGCTGCAGCAATTACTGGTGATCCATCAGGCCACCAGCGACTGGCAGAAAGCCATCGAAGTGGCAGAAAAGCTGGTCAAGCTGGGTAAGGAAAAGCAGCGCGTCGAGATCGCGCATTTTTATTGTGAGCTGGCCCTGCAGGCGATGGGCAGCGACGATCTGGACAAGGCGATGGGCCTGCTCAAGCGCGCGGCCTCGGCGGATAAACAGTGCGCTCGCGTGTCGATCATGGTTGGGCGTATCTTCATGGCGCAAGAGGAGTATGCCAAGGCGGTAGAAACCCTGACGCGCGTATTGGATCAAGACAAGGAGCTGGTCAGCGAAGCGTTACCGATGCTGCAGGAATGCTACCAGCACTTGCCTCAACAACAGCAAGATTGGGCAGACTTCCTCAAACGTTGTGTGGCGGAGAATACCGGTGCCACGGCGGAATTGATGCTGGCGGAAGTGATCGAGCAGCGGGAAGGGAGCGATGTGGTGCAGGTGTACATCAATCGCCAGTTGCAGCGCCATCCGACCATGCGCGTGTTTTATCGCCTGATGGATTATCATCTGGCAGATGCAGAAGACGGGCGCGCCAAAGAAAGCCTGCTGTTGCTACGGGATATGGTGGGCGAGCAGATCCGTACCAAACCGCGCTACCGCTGCCACAAATGCGGTTTTACCGCCCATTCACTTTACTGGCATTGTCCTTCGTGCCGGGCCTGGTCTTCGGTTAAACCGATACGCGGGCTGGACGGACAATAA
- a CDS encoding LapA family protein, protein MKYLLIFLLVLVIFVASVTLGAHNDQVVTFNYLVAQGEYPVSTLLATLFGAGFVLGWIICGLFYLRTRIALGRAERKIKRLELQLEAPVEPAPLPAVSKE, encoded by the coding sequence GTGAAATATTTACTGATTTTTTTACTGGTTCTGGTGATTTTCGTGGCTTCAGTCACGCTGGGCGCGCATAACGACCAGGTGGTGACGTTTAACTATTTGGTTGCTCAGGGCGAATATCCTGTATCTACCCTGTTGGCCACCCTGTTTGGTGCTGGCTTTGTGTTGGGGTGGATTATTTGTGGGTTATTTTATCTGCGCACACGCATCGCTCTTGGGCGTGCAGAGCGGAAAATCAAAAGGCTGGAACTGCAGCTCGAAGCACCTGTCGAGCCGGCACCGTTGCCCGCAGTCAGCAAGGAATAA
- a CDS encoding sugar-binding transcriptional regulator encodes MSKQDEQRLLVKIATLYYVDGMKQSEIAGLLNLSQSFVSRSITRCQKEGVVKISVIQPANIFLSLEQAIEKQYGIRQAIVVDVDEPASGAQIKHAIGRAAAHYVETRLRVNDLVGISSWSSTIRAMVDELHPQSIKARGVIQLLGGVGPNGNVQATILTQNLAAQLDCPAWLLPSQSIEHSVEERAKLVASQDVAEVVGKFAEVDVAIVGIGDLEPSQLLKNSGNYYGEAMLQTLAERGAVGDICLHYFNAQGEPVLGKEEDPVIGMELSQVRECSHVVALAGGVDKTNAIRGALKGGYIDVLITDYPTARQLI; translated from the coding sequence ATGTCAAAGCAGGATGAACAACGGCTATTAGTTAAGATCGCGACGCTATATTACGTCGACGGCATGAAGCAATCCGAGATTGCCGGGCTGTTGAACCTATCGCAGTCGTTTGTCTCTCGCTCGATCACGCGCTGTCAGAAAGAAGGGGTGGTGAAGATCAGCGTTATCCAACCCGCCAATATCTTCCTGTCCCTGGAACAGGCCATCGAGAAGCAATACGGCATTCGTCAGGCGATCGTGGTAGACGTTGATGAGCCCGCTTCCGGGGCGCAAATCAAACACGCCATTGGCCGTGCCGCTGCGCACTACGTGGAAACTCGATTGCGGGTGAACGATCTGGTCGGAATATCTTCCTGGAGCAGTACCATTCGTGCGATGGTCGACGAGCTTCACCCACAAAGCATTAAGGCGCGGGGCGTGATTCAACTGTTGGGGGGGGTGGGGCCAAACGGTAACGTACAGGCGACCATTCTGACGCAAAACCTGGCCGCACAGCTAGATTGCCCGGCTTGGTTGCTCCCTTCCCAGAGTATCGAACACTCAGTGGAGGAACGTGCCAAACTGGTTGCCAGCCAAGACGTGGCCGAAGTTGTCGGCAAGTTTGCCGAAGTGGACGTGGCTATCGTGGGGATTGGCGATCTCGAACCTTCACAGTTGCTGAAAAATTCGGGCAACTACTACGGTGAAGCCATGCTGCAAACGCTGGCGGAGCGCGGGGCGGTTGGGGACATCTGCCTGCATTATTTCAATGCGCAAGGGGAGCCAGTACTTGGTAAAGAAGAAGACCCGGTGATTGGCATGGAACTGAGCCAGGTGCGGGAATGCTCGCATGTTGTTGCTTTAGCTGGTGGTGTCGATAAAACTAACGCCATACGCGGTGCGCTGAAAGGGGGATACATTGACGTGCTAATTACCGATTATCCGACAGCGCGGCAGTTGATTTAA
- a CDS encoding D-ribose ABC transporter substrate-binding protein, which produces MKYTLLKTSLLAALLATSASLYATDKGLIAIITPSHDNPFFKAEADGAAAKAKELGYSTLVASHDDDVNKQNQLIETAIARKAKAIILDNAGADATLGPLEKAKAAGVPAFLIDREINKTGVAVAQIVSNNYQGAQLGAEKFAKLLNGKGKYVELLGRQSDTNAHVRSQGYHDVLDDYPDLKMVAQQTANWSQTEAFNRMEAILQTQPDIVGVISGNDTMALGAEAALKAAGKTNVIVVGFDGSDYVRDSIIAKSNIKATVLQPGWQQAQMAVVQADYFLQNGKAKEQEKQLMDCVLIDENNASKLKTFNLTK; this is translated from the coding sequence ATGAAATATACCCTACTGAAAACCTCGCTTCTGGCCGCTCTGCTGGCCACTTCTGCCAGCCTTTACGCCACGGATAAAGGGCTGATCGCCATCATCACCCCTTCACACGATAATCCGTTCTTCAAAGCCGAAGCGGATGGCGCTGCGGCAAAAGCCAAAGAGCTGGGCTACAGCACTCTGGTGGCATCCCATGATGATGATGTGAACAAGCAAAACCAGCTGATCGAAACCGCTATTGCACGCAAAGCAAAAGCCATCATCCTGGATAATGCGGGAGCCGATGCCACTCTCGGGCCATTAGAGAAAGCCAAAGCGGCTGGCGTGCCCGCTTTTCTGATCGACCGTGAAATCAATAAAACCGGCGTCGCCGTGGCACAGATCGTCTCCAATAACTATCAAGGGGCGCAGTTGGGTGCAGAGAAATTTGCCAAGTTACTCAATGGTAAAGGGAAGTACGTCGAGCTTCTGGGTCGCCAGTCCGACACCAACGCCCACGTGCGTTCTCAAGGATATCACGATGTGTTGGACGACTATCCCGACCTGAAAATGGTAGCGCAGCAAACCGCCAACTGGAGCCAGACCGAAGCCTTCAACCGTATGGAAGCCATTTTGCAAACTCAGCCTGATATTGTCGGCGTCATCTCCGGCAACGACACCATGGCACTGGGTGCAGAAGCCGCGCTGAAAGCCGCCGGTAAAACCAACGTTATCGTGGTGGGGTTTGACGGCAGTGACTATGTCCGCGATTCCATCATTGCTAAAAGCAATATCAAAGCCACCGTGCTGCAACCGGGTTGGCAACAGGCGCAGATGGCGGTCGTGCAGGCAGACTATTTCTTGCAAAACGGTAAAGCGAAGGAGCAGGAAAAACAGCTTATGGACTGCGTCCTCATCGATGAAAACAACGCATCGAAGCTGAAAACCTTCAACCTGACCAAATGA
- a CDS encoding DUF2291 family protein — protein sequence MSLKQWGVGLLCCSTLLLTACRVVDLDESGNPVIPPDPNAKVSFANQTPAQIAQQTWNDRVMTQARNHALEASALSDRATGTKDESVFVKAQSNVEKVDLSNPREHTLTFKLNNQSVVVQVGPVMRGNAIRDAAGFKFEDFTNQVQFAQLAKAYNREAAKQLPAVDESWRQKPVTILMAVTLNNGAISEAIALDLQQGAP from the coding sequence ATGTCGTTAAAACAATGGGGTGTTGGACTCTTGTGCTGTAGCACCCTGTTGCTGACTGCCTGCCGGGTGGTCGATCTGGATGAGTCTGGCAACCCTGTAATTCCGCCAGATCCCAACGCGAAAGTCAGTTTCGCCAACCAGACGCCCGCGCAGATAGCGCAACAAACCTGGAACGATAGAGTCATGACTCAAGCACGTAATCATGCCCTTGAGGCCAGTGCCTTAAGTGACCGAGCTACCGGCACGAAAGATGAGAGTGTGTTTGTCAAAGCCCAGAGCAACGTGGAGAAAGTCGATCTCAGCAACCCGCGGGAACATACCCTGACCTTTAAGCTGAATAACCAGTCCGTAGTAGTGCAAGTTGGCCCGGTCATGCGTGGCAACGCGATTCGTGACGCCGCAGGCTTTAAGTTCGAAGACTTCACCAACCAGGTGCAGTTTGCCCAGCTTGCCAAAGCCTATAACCGGGAAGCCGCCAAGCAACTGCCTGCCGTCGACGAAAGCTGGCGTCAGAAACCGGTGACTATCCTAATGGCTGTCACGCTCAACAATGGCGCCATCAGTGAAGCTATCGCGCTCGATTTACAGCAGGGGGCACCATGA
- a CDS encoding sugar ABC transporter ATP-binding protein, which produces MIEQDPIVLRTRGISMLFPGTVALDNVDYNVWRGKVNVIIGENGAGKSTLMKILAGVQQPSLGEIQLNGETVQFANTREAAALGIGMVHQELNLFENLSVSENIFLGRELQHGISPIDETTQQLRTAELLTRLDQPISPKELVANLKVGQQQLVEIAKALAEDADILILDEPTSALSKTEVDILFRVIRELTRQGVSIIYISHRLEELMAIGDVITILRDGKFQAEAQVSDIDVPWIVREMLGSEPVSSFLQPGRQFGAPILEAEHLTCVNAAGNAVVDDVSFQVRAGEIVGIYGLMGAGRTELFECLLGTQRNYLGKLWLDSKPVPARLSTAERIRMGMSLVPEDRKRTGIFPISSVANNLTIASLWRRLQRGLAISRADETAVVASTIGNLSIKVSSPEVEIQALSGGNQQKVVIGRSLLTNPKLLLLDEPTRGIDVGAKADVFRMMVQLSEQGIAVVFSTSDLKEIMAVSDRILVMSVGKVTADIAREQAEESALVSASAQGF; this is translated from the coding sequence ATGATAGAACAAGATCCTATCGTCTTGCGTACCCGAGGTATTTCGATGCTGTTCCCCGGCACGGTGGCGCTAGACAATGTTGATTACAACGTTTGGCGTGGCAAGGTCAACGTCATCATCGGTGAGAACGGTGCCGGCAAATCAACCTTGATGAAGATCCTCGCCGGTGTGCAGCAACCCAGCTTGGGTGAGATCCAGCTAAACGGGGAAACCGTGCAATTTGCCAACACTCGTGAAGCGGCAGCGCTGGGGATCGGTATGGTTCATCAGGAGTTGAACCTGTTTGAAAACCTCTCGGTATCCGAGAATATTTTTCTTGGCCGAGAACTTCAGCACGGTATCAGCCCCATCGATGAGACCACACAGCAGCTGCGTACCGCTGAGCTATTAACCAGACTTGATCAGCCGATCTCACCGAAAGAGTTGGTCGCCAATCTCAAGGTTGGGCAACAGCAGTTGGTCGAGATTGCCAAAGCGTTGGCCGAAGACGCGGATATTTTGATTCTGGACGAACCGACATCGGCATTAAGCAAAACCGAAGTGGACATCCTGTTTCGCGTTATCCGCGAACTGACCCGCCAGGGCGTGTCGATCATTTATATCTCTCATCGCCTGGAAGAGCTGATGGCGATTGGCGATGTCATCACCATTCTGCGCGACGGCAAGTTTCAAGCCGAGGCCCAGGTCAGTGACATTGACGTGCCGTGGATCGTGCGGGAAATGTTGGGCAGTGAACCGGTATCGAGCTTTCTCCAGCCAGGCCGCCAGTTTGGTGCCCCTATTCTTGAAGCGGAACATCTCACCTGCGTCAATGCCGCCGGAAATGCCGTGGTGGACGACGTGAGTTTTCAGGTACGGGCCGGGGAAATTGTCGGCATTTATGGGTTGATGGGCGCCGGGCGTACCGAGCTGTTCGAGTGTCTTCTGGGTACTCAACGCAATTATCTTGGCAAGCTGTGGCTTGACAGCAAGCCGGTTCCAGCCCGCCTCTCCACCGCCGAGCGCATTCGTATGGGGATGAGTCTGGTCCCAGAAGATCGCAAACGTACCGGCATTTTCCCCATCTCTTCGGTCGCCAACAACCTGACCATCGCCAGCTTATGGCGGCGGCTACAGCGCGGTTTGGCCATTTCGCGCGCGGATGAAACCGCCGTTGTAGCGAGCACCATCGGCAACCTGTCGATCAAAGTCTCGTCACCGGAGGTGGAGATCCAGGCGCTGAGCGGTGGCAATCAGCAGAAAGTGGTGATTGGCCGCTCGCTGCTGACTAACCCAAAGTTATTGCTACTGGATGAACCGACACGCGGTATTGATGTGGGCGCCAAAGCCGATGTCTTTCGCATGATGGTGCAACTTTCAGAGCAAGGCATTGCGGTCGTCTTTTCCACCTCGGATCTGAAAGAGATTATGGCGGTGTCAGACCGCATCCTGGTGATGTCCGTAGGTAAAGTAACCGCTGATATTGCCCGTGAACAGGCCGAAGAGTCGGCGTTGGTTTCCGCTAGTGCACAAGGGTTTTAA
- a CDS encoding ABC transporter permease, with product MKTNDTIALTVRPSPLFGSRENLLLLLLKLRTFIALFLIVGFFAAMVPGFLAAGSMVIMIKHIAINAFLALGITFVIITAGIDLSIGATLGLCGMIAGWLITKGIVLPMFGIAIFPSVWVVVPVVLVIGGLIGSVNGWIITRYNVAPFICTLGTMYILRGAAMLTSGGETFPGLSGNPQLGNTGFDLIGSGTLFGIPWAIWIMIVLAIVIAYVARRLPFGRHVYAIGDNERAAELSGVKVRQVKVWVYTLSGFCAAIAGIVVSAQLVASHPANGTAFEMNAIAAVVLGGTSLAGGRGTILGTLVGAFVIGFLADGLVMMGVSEFWQMVIKGIVIIVAVIIDQMQNRMQQKAAVVAQKTLMEGAGKV from the coding sequence ATGAAAACGAATGATACCATCGCGCTCACCGTCAGGCCGTCCCCGCTATTCGGTTCGCGTGAAAACCTGTTACTCCTGCTGTTGAAACTACGCACCTTTATCGCGCTGTTTCTGATCGTGGGTTTCTTTGCCGCCATGGTACCGGGCTTTCTTGCTGCGGGTAGCATGGTGATCATGATCAAGCACATTGCCATCAACGCCTTCCTGGCGCTGGGCATTACCTTTGTCATTATCACCGCCGGTATCGATCTCTCTATCGGCGCCACGCTCGGCCTGTGCGGCATGATCGCGGGTTGGCTAATCACCAAGGGCATTGTCCTGCCGATGTTCGGTATCGCCATTTTCCCCAGCGTCTGGGTGGTTGTTCCGGTGGTGCTGGTGATTGGCGGGCTGATTGGCTCGGTTAACGGCTGGATTATTACCCGTTACAACGTCGCCCCCTTTATCTGCACGCTCGGCACCATGTACATCCTGCGAGGCGCCGCGATGCTGACTTCTGGCGGCGAAACCTTCCCAGGGCTGTCCGGCAATCCTCAGTTGGGTAATACCGGCTTCGATCTCATTGGGTCCGGCACGCTATTCGGTATTCCGTGGGCTATCTGGATCATGATCGTGCTGGCCATTGTCATCGCCTACGTCGCACGCCGTCTGCCTTTTGGCCGGCACGTCTACGCGATAGGAGATAACGAACGAGCCGCCGAGCTTTCCGGTGTCAAAGTGCGGCAGGTCAAAGTCTGGGTTTATACCTTGTCAGGCTTCTGCGCCGCTATCGCCGGGATCGTCGTCTCCGCCCAGTTGGTTGCCAGCCACCCGGCAAATGGGACTGCCTTTGAGATGAATGCCATCGCCGCCGTGGTCCTGGGTGGCACCTCCCTGGCAGGTGGACGAGGCACCATCCTCGGTACGCTGGTCGGCGCCTTTGTCATTGGTTTCCTGGCCGACGGATTGGTGATGATGGGCGTAAGTGAGTTCTGGCAAATGGTGATCAAGGGCATCGTGATCATCGTCGCGGTCATCATTGACCAAATGCAAAACCGTATGCAGCAGAAGGCGGCCGTGGTCGCTCAGAAAACGTTAATGGAAGGCGCTGGAAAGGTGTAG
- a CDS encoding transketolase has product MNPFSLSVTDLEKTARAIRRRIIVLNANSPAGGHTGADLSQVEILTALYFRVMNCSPELVNSDERDIYIQSKGHAAGGYYCVLAEAGFIPPEWLPTYQHADSHLPGHPVKHKTPGVELNTGALGHGLPVAVGIALAAKRSNSKRRVFVVTGDGELAEGSNWEAALVAAHYQLDNLIIINDKNNLQLAGATKDILNTDPLDEKWRAFGLAVTQCRGNDMQDVVTTLEGLQPQGKPQVVIANTTKGAGISFIQGRAEWHHRIPKGDEVELALEELKDE; this is encoded by the coding sequence ATGAATCCGTTCTCACTGTCCGTTACGGATCTCGAAAAAACCGCGCGAGCCATCCGTCGACGCATCATTGTGCTCAATGCCAATAGCCCGGCGGGTGGGCATACCGGAGCCGATCTGTCACAGGTTGAAATTCTGACGGCGCTCTATTTTCGGGTAATGAACTGTTCCCCCGAGCTGGTTAACAGCGATGAGAGGGACATCTACATCCAGTCAAAAGGCCATGCGGCTGGCGGTTATTACTGCGTGCTGGCCGAAGCAGGTTTCATCCCGCCAGAGTGGCTGCCGACCTATCAGCACGCCGATTCGCATCTGCCGGGGCATCCGGTGAAACATAAAACCCCCGGGGTTGAGCTGAACACCGGAGCCCTGGGGCATGGCTTACCCGTCGCGGTAGGTATCGCTTTGGCAGCAAAACGTAGCAACAGCAAGCGCCGGGTCTTTGTGGTCACCGGTGATGGTGAACTGGCCGAAGGTAGCAACTGGGAGGCCGCGCTGGTCGCCGCCCACTATCAGCTCGACAACCTGATCATCATCAATGATAAAAACAATCTGCAACTAGCGGGCGCGACCAAAGACATCCTCAATACCGATCCACTGGATGAGAAATGGCGGGCGTTTGGTCTGGCTGTGACGCAATGCCGTGGTAACGACATGCAGGACGTAGTCACTACGTTGGAAGGATTACAACCCCAGGGGAAACCCCAGGTCGTGATCGCCAATACTACCAAAGGCGCGGGCATCTCCTTTATACAGGGGCGCGCAGAATGGCATCACCGGATACCTAAAGGTGACGAAGTAGAACTGGCCCTGGAGGAACTGAAAGATGAGTAA